The following are from one region of the Silene latifolia isolate original U9 population chromosome 9, ASM4854445v1, whole genome shotgun sequence genome:
- the LOC141599965 gene encoding putative E3 ubiquitin-protein ligase RF298 produces MASMVAKVNSNSCSSQLSSFSVQEKVSRNKRKFRADPPVCDLNEVLTSVLSDGSSYEFYAEKFEIPASHGHPPGPCDMCGLYQDHSDTLKLDLGLSTSRMGGSSEVVVGPSQSREEVEGDEFQDADWNDLTESQLEELVLSDLDAIFKSAIKRIIAYGYTEEIATRIVLRSGLCYGSKDIVSNIVDNAMAILRNGHNFDSSREHCFQDLQQLGKYVLVELVCVLREVRPFFSTGDAMWCLLICDMNVSHACAMDDDPLSSTISDGSSSLSSCNSSQSQSKPESKTMEMSLPNPCKTVSTVPCAPITQSNMETVVGLPKLTKPKNSNLVNGPNSKKEGSVSSSYSTLTPLEKPFNAGMSQTPTVEEKFVTSRKTHSTSSKREYTLRQKSLHLEKSYRAYGMKCTFRTAKFSGYALDKRGKPTTDSSSLSLKSASLKISKAMAMGLELAHDIGSLSFSSSPSLSPSSATFTIKSQTTIPQPAKATQALVTPLTKAKPTLSVADTKLSLSLPTKNDPRQVNSDASNPSLSGVPYSKSLEQLVTLDKKDEMIIKLVPRIRELQNQLQEWTEWANQKVMQAARRLGKDKAELKTLRQEKEEVERLKKEKQSLEENTMKKLSEMENALGKASGQVERANAAVRRLEVENAALKKEMEAAKIRAVESAASCQEVSKREKTTLMKFQSWEKERGIFQEELMAERRKLSVVQQELEQAKDLRSQLVARWKQEEKIKEELLTQANSIRKEREQLEASAKSKENAIRLKAEANLQKYKEDIVNLENEISQLRLKTDSSKIAALKRGIDGSYANKLTNCQTPLARKELRESYSSANRLHDFSGTGGVKRERECVMCLSEEMSVVFLPCAHQVVCKMCNELHEKQGMNDCPSCRSPIIRRISVRYARP; encoded by the exons ATGGCGTCTATGGTGGCAAAAGTGAATAGTAATAGTTGTAGTAGTCAGTTGTCTTCATTCTCTGTTCAAGAGAAAGTTAGTAGGAATAAGCGGAAATTTCGGGCTGATCCTCCTGTATGTGACCTAAATGAGGTTTTAACATCGGTTTTAAGTGATGGGTCAAGTTATGAGTTCTATGCTGAGAAATTTGAGATACCTGCTAGTCATGGACACCCACCTGGCCCTTGTGATATGTGTGGCTTGTATCAGGACCATTCGGATACTTTAAAACTAGACCTTGGACTATCAACTTCCAGAATGGGGGGTTCATCTGAAGTGGTTGTGGGTCCCAGTCAATCTAGAGAGGAAGTAGAAGGTGATGAGTTCCAAGATGCTGATTGGAATGATCTAACTGAGAGTCAGTTAGAAGAGCTTGTGTTGAGCGATTTGGATGCTATTTTCAAAAGCGCGATTAAAAGGATTATTGCATATGGTTATACAGAAGAAATCGCTACTAGAATTGTTTTAAGGTCAGGCCTTTGTTATGGGTCTAAGGATATTGTATCCAATATTGTGGATAATGCTATGGCAATCCTTAGGAATGGACATAATTTTGATTCTTCTCGGGAACATTGTTTCCAGGATTTGCAGCAATTAGGTAAGTATGTATTGGTGGAGCTCGTTTGTGTTCTCCGAGAGGTTAGACCTTTTTTTAGCACAGGAGATGCAATGTGGTGCTTACTGATATGTGATATGAATGTGTCACATGCCTGTGCCATGGATGATGACCCCTTGAGTAGCACGATTAGTGATGGTTCTTCAAGTCTTAGTTCATGCAATTCTTCGCAATCCCAGTCCAAACCCGAGTCCAAGACTATGGAAATGAGCCTTCCGAATCCTTGCAAAACGGTTTCGACTGTTCCTTGTGCACCTATAACTCAGTCTAATATGGAAACAGTTGTTGGTCTTCCGAAACTTACCAAACCAAAGAATTCCAATCTTGTCAATGGGCCAAATTCAAAGAAAGAGGGGTCAGTATCCTCTTCATATAGTACTCTTACTCCATTGGAGAAACCTTTCAATGCTGGGATGTCACAAACTCCTACCGTGGAAGAGAAGTTTGTCACAAGCCGCAAGACGCATTCTACGAGTTCCAAGAGAGAATACACACTTCGACAAAAATCTCTGCATTTGGAGAAAAGTTACCGGGCCTATGGGATGAAATGCACTTTTCGAACAGCGAAATTCAGTGGTTATGCTTTGGACAAAAGAGGAAAACCCACGACTGACTCATCTAGCCTTAGCTTGAAGAGTGCTTCCCTTAAGATTAGCAAAGCAATGGCAATGGGATTAGAACTGGCCCATGATATTGGAAGTCTCAGTTTCTCGTCTAGCCCTTCACTTTCTCCGTCTTCAGCTACATTTACCATTAAGAGCCAAACTACCATACCCCAGCCAGCTAAAGccactcaagccttagttactCCATTAACTAAAGCTAAGCCAACATTGTCAGTGGCTGATACCAAGCTATCTCTATCGTTACCAACGAAAAACGACCCTCGTCAAGTGAATAGTGATGCTTCCAATCCTAGCTTATCTGGGGTGCCGTATAGTAAATCTTTGGAACAGTTGGTTACCCTAGACAAAAAAGATGAGATGATTATAAAGCTGGTCCCACGGATTCGAGAATTACAAAATCAGCTTCAGGAATGGACTGAGTGGGCAAATCAAAAGGTTATGCAAGCTGCTCGGAGGTTGGGCAAGGATAAAGCTGAGCTTAAGACCCTGAGGCAAGAAAAGGAGGAAGTGGAACGTCTTAAAAAAGAGAAGCAGAGTTTGGAGGAGAACACCATGAAAAAGCTTTCCGAGATGGAGAACGCTCTTGGTAAAGCTAGTGGACAGGTGGAGCGAGCTAATGCTGCCGTCAGAAGGCTTGAGGTTGAGAACGCTGCCCTTAAGAAAGAGATGGAAGCTGCCAAAATACGGGCAGTAGAGTCTGCAGCAAGTTGTCAGGAAGTGTCAAAACGAGAGAAAACGACATTGATGAAGTTTCAGTCATGGGAAAAAGAGAGAGGCATTTTCCAGGAGGAGCTTATGGCCGAGAGACGGAAGTTGTCTGTGGTGCAACAGGAGCTCGAACAGGCTAAAGATCTTCGTTCTCAGCTTGTG GCTAGGTGGAAACAAGAGGAGAAGATTAAGGAGGAACTACTTACTCAAGCAAATTCGATAAGAAAAGAACGAGAACAACTCGAGGCATCCGCAAAATCGAAGGAGAATGCTATAAGACTGAAAGCTGAAGCAAATCTTCAGAAGTATAAAGAGGATATCGTGAACCTTGAGAATGAAATCTCTCAATTAAGACTCAAAACCGACTCATCAAAGATAGCAGCTCTAAAGAGAGGCATTGACGGAAGTTATGCCAACAAGCTCACAAATTGTCAAACTCCCCTTGCTAGGAAGGAACTTCGGGAATCCTATTCTTCTGCAAATCGGTTACATGATTTCTCAGGTACCGGAGGGGTAAAacgagaaagagagtgtgtgatGTGTCTCTCCGAGGAAATGTCGGTAGTCTTTTTGCCATGTGCCCATCAGGTGGTTTGCAAAATGTGCAACGAGCTACATGAGAAGCAAGGTATGAACGATTGCCCTTCATGTAGGAGCCCCATCATAAGGCGTATATCCGTTCGTTATGCTCGCCCTTGA